The following proteins are encoded in a genomic region of Candida albicans SC5314 chromosome 4, complete sequence:
- the PGA62 gene encoding Pga62p (Adhesin-like cell wall protein; putative GPI-anchor; fluconazole-induced; induced in high iron; induced during cell wall regeneration; Cyr1 or Ras1 repressed; Tbf1 induced): protein MQFSSAVVLSAVAGSALAAYSNSTVTDIQTTVVTITSCEENKCHETEVTTGVTTVTEVDTTYTTYCPLSTTEAPAPSTATDVSTTVVTITSCEEDKCHETAVTTGVTTVTEGTTIYTTYCPLPSTEAPGPAPSTAEESKPAESSPVPTTAAESSPAKTTAAESSPAQETTPKTVAAESSSAETTAPAVSTAEAGAAANAVPVAAGLLALAALF from the coding sequence ATGCAATTCTCATCCGCTGTCGTCTTATCCGCTGTTGCTGGTTCCGCTTTGGCTGCTTACTCCAACTCCACTGTTACTGACATTCAAACCACTGTTGTCACCATCACTTCATGtgaagaaaacaaatgtCACGAAACTGAAGTTACCACTGGTGTTACCACCGTCACTGAAGTTGACACTACGTACACCACCTACTGCCCATTGTCAACCACTGAAGCTCCAGCTCCATCTACTGCTACTGATGTTTCTACCACCGTTGTCACCATCACCTCATGTGAAGAAGACAAATGTCACGAAACCGCTGTCACCACCGGTGTCACCACTGTCACTGAAGGTACTACCATCTACACTACCTACTGCCCATTGCCATCTACTGAAGCTCCAGGTCCAGCTCCATCTACTGCTGAAGAATCTAAACCAGCTGAATCTTCCCCAGTTCCAACCACCGCTGCTGAATCTTCCCCAGCTAAAACTACTGCTGCTGAATCTTCCCCAGCTCAAGAAACCACTCCAAAGACCGTTGCTGCTGAATCTTCTTCAGCTGAAACTACTGCTCCAGCTGTCTCTACCGCTGAAGCCGGTGCTGCTGCTAACGCTGTCCCAGTTGCTGCTGGTTTGTTGGCTTTGGCTGCTTTGTTTTAA